CCTCCTCCTGCGGACTCAGCTTGAAGTCCATCACAGTCCTCCGAGGCGCGCGACGCGCTCGTAGTGGAAGTCCGAGTCACCGAACGCCGGCCGCGCCCACTTGGCGCGCTTCAGATACAGCTGGATGTCGTACTCGGCGGTGTAGCCCACGGCGCCGTGCAGCTGCACGCCGTCGATGCCGATGCGCGTGAACGCGTCGCTGCCGAAGGCCTTGGCCAGCGACGCCGAGCGCGGCAGCTCGCCCGGGCTCTCGGCCACGGCCCAGGCCGCGTAGTACAAGAGTGACTTGGTCGACTCGAGCTCCACGTGCATCTCGGCCAGCGGGTGCTTCACGCCCTGGTACTTCCCGATCGGGTGACCGAACTGCAGCCGGTCCTTGGCGTACTGTGTCGTGATCGCGAGCGCGGCCTCGGCCGCGCCGGTGAGCTCGGCCGTGACCGCCACGGCGCCCAGGTCGAGCAGCCGCTCGATCGCCGGCCAGGCTGCGCCGGGCACGCCGAGCACGGCGCTCCGGGGCACGCGCGCCCCTTCGAGCTTCAAGGTGCCCAGGCGCTTGGTGGCGTCGATGGTCGGGAAGCCCGCCGAAGTGACTCCCGCTGCGCCCGCGTCCACGATGGCCAGCGCCAGGTCGGTCGCGGCGCCGCCCGTGCGGAACGCGACCACGAACAGGTTCGCGGCGCCGGCATCGTGCACGTAGCGCTTCTCGCCGGTGAGCAGCCAGGCGTCGCCGTCCGGCTTGCCGGTGAGCGCGATTGCGCCCGGCGCGAACGAGTCACTCGCCTCGAGGAACGCGAGCGTCCCCACGCGCGTGCCGTCGGCCAGGCTCGGGAGCCAGCGCTGCTTCTGCTCCTCGCTCCGGCTCTCGAGCACGGCCGCCGCGGCGAGCGTGGTCGAGATCAGCGGCGACGGGAAGAGCGAGCGGCCGGTCTCCTGCAGCAGCACCACCAGGTCGACCCAGCCGAGCCCCGCGCCGCCGTACGCCTCCGGAATCGTGAGCCCGAGCCAGCCGAGCTCTGCGAGCTCGCGCCAGACGTCCGGGTCGTAGCCCGGCCCGGTCTCCATCAGCTTACGCACCCGCTCGAGCCCGCAGCGCCCGTCGAGGAGCTTGCGCACCTCGGCCCGCAGGAGGTCCTGTTCTTCGCTGAACCCGAAATCCATGTCCGCCCGGATATCAGACGTGCGGATCCGAATGCAAGGCGACCCGATCCGGCCCCCGAAGATGAAATCGCTGGCTTCTCGCGGGGTTTCCCGACCGACCTCCTGGACGGTCCGGGCCGGCCCAGCTGAGGGTCAAAGGACACGTGCAATAAACCCGTGGAATCTCAATATCTTGGCAGTCCGGAGACGATACACTCAAGATCTAGTGGCAGGCAGGTTGACCCTCGCCCAGGCCCGCGGTAGAAAGGGTCTCCGGGATTCCAAGGATTCCGACTTGGCAGCCAGGGGGGCTACGGGCGGCCGGGTGGAAGCGGGCGAGGGCTCTGGAGGAGGGCTCGCGTTCGGGGGCTCTGAAGTACAGGGCCTCTCCTTGGGCCCGGAATTTTTCTCTCGACGCGACCGGGCCTCGGGGTTGGGGCACGGAGCGGGAGCTAGAGTGGCCGAGAACGACGACACCATGGAGCACAACGACGTCGAGATTCCGATCCGCCGCCACTTTACGCGCGCGGGGAACGATCCGTTCTCCAGCGTTCGCTGGGAGCGGCGCACCGCCAAGATCAGCGGCGAAGGCGGCGAGGTCGTCT
This window of the Myxococcota bacterium genome carries:
- a CDS encoding acyl-CoA dehydrogenase family protein; amino-acid sequence: MDFGFSEEQDLLRAEVRKLLDGRCGLERVRKLMETGPGYDPDVWRELAELGWLGLTIPEAYGGAGLGWVDLVVLLQETGRSLFPSPLISTTLAAAAVLESRSEEQKQRWLPSLADGTRVGTLAFLEASDSFAPGAIALTGKPDGDAWLLTGEKRYVHDAGAANLFVVAFRTGGAATDLALAIVDAGAAGVTSAGFPTIDATKRLGTLKLEGARVPRSAVLGVPGAAWPAIERLLDLGAVAVTAELTGAAEAALAITTQYAKDRLQFGHPIGKYQGVKHPLAEMHVELESTKSLLYYAAWAVAESPGELPRSASLAKAFGSDAFTRIGIDGVQLHGAVGYTAEYDIQLYLKRAKWARPAFGDSDFHYERVARLGGL